In the Caballeronia sp. M1242 genome, GTGGCGGCCGCATATCGTCCATGCGCACGACTGGCACGCGGGCCTCGCGCCCGCGTATCTGCGCGCGTTCGAGCGTGGCGGCTCGCCGCGCGTGCCGACCGTCATGACCGTGCACAACCTGGCGTATCAGGGCGTCTTTCCCACGTCGCAATTCGGCGCGCTGCAATTGCCGGCCGATTTCTTCGCGGTCGAGGGCGTCGAATTCTACGGCCAGACGTCGTTTCTCAAAGCCGGCCTGTACTACGCGGACCGCATCACGACTGTCAGCCCGACCTACGCCCGCGAAATCCAGACGCAAGCGCAGGGCGCGGGCCTGCACGGCCTGCTGCAAACGCGCACGCACGACATCAGCGGCATTCTGAACGGCGTCGACTATGCGATCTGGAGCCCCGCTATCGACGACGCGATCGCCACCCGCTATACCGCCGCGAAACCCGCCGGCAAGAGCAAGTGCAAGACGGCGCTACAGGAGCGCATGGGACTCAAACGCGACGACGACGCGCTGCTCTTCGGCGTCGTCAGCCGGCTCACCGAGCAGAAAGGCATCGATCTGCTGCTGTCGGCGGTGCCCGAGATCGTGCAGCGCGGCGGGCAGCTCGTCGTGCTCGGCACCGGCGACCCGGCGCTGGAAACCGGCCTCAAGAACGCCGCGGCGGCGCATCCGGGCGCGGTGGCGGTCGAGCTGGGCTTCGACGAAACGCTCTCGCATTCGATCATCGCGGGCAGCGACGTCGTGATGGTGCCGTCGCGCTTCGAACCCTGCGGGCTCACGCAGTTGTACGCGCTCGCCTACGGTTCGTTGCCGCTCGTGCATTGCGTGGGCGGCCTCGCGGATACGGTCGTCGATTGCTCGCTCGAGAATCTCGCCGACGACACGGCCACCGGCTTCGTTTTCGACCGGTTCCAGCGCGCGGGCATGGTCGCTTCGATTCGCCGTGCGTTTGCGCTGAAGGCGCGGCGCACCGAGTGGAAGACGGTCGTCAAGCGCGCGATGACGCAGAACTTCGGCTGGGAGACGGCGGCGCAACGTTACGCCGAGGTCTACCGGCAACTCCTCGGCGCGTGAGAATGCGTCGCATGTCGGGCGCGCACCTTGCTGCGGCTTCACATCGAATCAACCGACATCAGGAAGGCTCATGCAAAAAGCCCTCGCAGGCCAGATTGCGCTCGTGACCGGCGGCAGCTCCGGCATCGGCGCGGGCGTCGCGAAGGCGCTGGCGGACGCCGGCGCGCACGTCGCCATCAACTATCACTCGCACGCGGAGCCGGCTGAAAAGCTGGCCGACGAGATTGCGGCGCTCGGCGGCGAGGCGTTCGCCGTCGGCGCGGACGTTTCGGACGAGAGAGCCGTCGACGCCATGTTCGACGCCGTCGTGCAACGCTACGGCACGGTGGATATCGTCGTCGCGAATTCGGGATTGCAGCAGGACGCGAAGTTCGTCGACATGACGCTCGATCAGTGGCGCAAGGTCATCGACACGAATCTGACCGGGCAATTCCTGACGGCGCAGCGCGCGGTGCGCGAGTTCGTGCGGCGCGGGCCGCGGCCGGTGTCGAAGGCGCTCGGCAAGATCATCTGCATGAGTTCGGTGCACGAAGTCATTCCGTGGGCGGGGCATGTGAACTACGCTTCGTCCAAGGGCGGCATTCAGATGCTGATGAAGTCGCTCGCGCAGGAGGTCGCGCCGCAGCGCATTCGCGTCAATTCGATCGCACCGGGCGCGATCCGCACGCCGATCAACCAGGACGCGTGGGATTCGAAGGAAGCGCTCGACCGCCTGCTGACACTCGTGCCGTACGGACGGATCGGCGAGGTGGACGACATCGGCCGCGCCGCCGTCTGGCTCGCGTCCGATGACAGCGATTACGTCGTCGGCACGACGCTCTTCGTCGATGGGGGCATGACGCTGTATCCGGGCTTCGCCGACAACGGCTGATCCGCCTATGAACACGATCGAAGTGGATGTCGCCGTGATCGGCGCGGGCACGGCGGGCATGGCCGCGTTTCGCGCGGCGCGCGATGCGGGCGTGAAGGCAGTGCTGATCGAAAGCGGCGAACTCGGAACGACGTGCGCGCGCGTCGGCTGCATGCCGTCGAAGTTGCTGCTCGCCGCCGCGAACGGCCTGCACGACGCCCGCTCGCTCGCGGCGCGCGGCATCGAAGGCACGCACGCCCTCGATGCCGACTCGGCGCGCGTCATGGAGTACGTGCGCGGGGAGCGCGATCACTTCGTGCGCGGCATCGTCGAGGAAATCGACGCGTTCCCGGACGGCTCATTGCTGCGCGGACAGGCGCGCTTCGAAGCGCCGGGGCGTCTGCGCGTCGGCGAAAGCACGCGGGTCGAGGCGAAAAGCGTCGTCATCGCGACGGGCGCGGCGGCCAGCGTGCCCGACGAGCTCAGAGTCTTCGGCGACAAGCTCATCACGAGCGACGATCTCTTCGAACTGCGCAGGCTGCCCAAGCGCATGGCCGTGTTCGGCACCGGTCCGCTTTCGCTGGAATTGGGGCAGGCGCTCGCGAGACTGTCGGTGGAAGTCTTCATGTTCGGCAAGGGCGGCAGCGTGGCGGCGCTCTCCGACACGCCCGTGCGCGAAGCGCTGACGGCTGCGCTCGCCGACGAGTTCTATCTCGATCCGGACGGCCGAATCGAGGATATGTCGTTGCAAGACGGCCGGCCGACGCTGCGCTTCAAGTCACGCGACGGCGCCACGCGCACCGAACAATTCGACCTCGTGCTCGCCGCCACGGGCCGCGCGCCGAATCTGAAGCCGCTCGCGCTGGAACACGCCGGCATCGAACTGAACGAAAAGGGCGTGCCGCGCTTCGACGAATCCACGATGCAGTGCGGCGACAGCGCTATCTTTATCGCCGGTGACTGCGACGGCACGCGTCCGTGGCTCCAGGACGCCGCCGACGAAGGCAAGCTCGCCGGCGAAAACGCCGCGCGTTTCCCCGACGTGCAGCCGGTGAAGCGCAAGATTCCGTTCTCGATCGTGTTCTGCGAGCCGCAAGTCGTGATCGTCGGCGCGTCGTACGAATCGCTCGACAAGCAGATGACGGTGACGGGCGCGGTGTCGTTCGAAACGCAGGGACGCAGCCGCGTCATGCGCCAGAACCGCGGCCTGCTGCACGTCTACGCCGACGCGAAAACCGGCCGACTGCGCGGCGCGCAAGGCTGCGGCCCGGCGCTCGAGCACGTCGGCCATTTGCTCGCCTGGGCGATTCAGCTCGAACTGACGCTCGACGACGCGCTGAAGCTGCCGTTCTATCACCCGGTCGTCGAGGAAGGCTTGCGCACCGCATTGCGCGACGCCAGCAACAAGTGGTACGCCGAACGCGCCGCCAAGCCGCCAAACCTCGCGAGCGCGGCGGGCTGCTAGTACGACGCGCTGCGGAAAAAGACAAAGGCCGGCTGTCGAAACAGCCGGCCTTTGCTTTGTGACGAAAGAAACTACGCCATGGATCAGCTTCCGCTCAACCCATATTGCAGCGCAAGGTCGAAGCCGAGCACGACCATCGAGCAAAACAGCCCAAGCAGCAGATTTGCCAGCCGGTGGCCGACATCTTTATGGCGCGTCAGCACGGCCCCCGCGAGGAACGCGATTTCCACGATAACCTGCATGGCGAACACGGCGATCATCAATGCGAACTCGTAGCCCATCGCATTGAAGTTCATGAAGTTGAAGCCGTTCACCGCAACCCAGGATCCCACTCGCCAGGCTTCGTATGCCAAAAGCAGCAACGGAAAGAAATAGCTGGCTACGTAAGTCGGCATCGTGGCATGCCGGAGTTCCATATTCAAATGACGTGTAACTTGCATCGCGTGCTCCTCATCTGATCGCCCGAAAGACCGGGCTCGTCGCCTGCATCGGAGGCGCGCGCGACACCGTTTCTCCTGGTGTGGAACTGAACGGCACACGCGCGTCGTGCTTTCAGAATAGGACATTTTTTTGGAAAGCGAATCATCGTAATCCCGATGACTCCGTCCAGTAAGCCACAGCGCGAAGCATTGTGCAGTGCAACTTAATAAAGCAGTTATTCCGGCTCTCAGATTCGGCACGCACGTGCGTGCCGAATCCGCTCATAAATGCTTGCCGTATAACTTGATGATGCCTGAAAAATCGAGTCCGCCGAGACCTTGCTGACTCATCGATTGATAGAGTTGCTGCGCGATTGCGCCCATGAAAACAGGCTGCTTTGCGCCGCGCGCCGCATCCACGGCGAGGCCGAGATCCTTCAGCATCAGGTCCGCGCCGAAGCCGCCGCTATAACCGCGCGATGCCGGCGCTGTCTCGACAATACCCGGATACGGATTACACGTATCCGAACTCCAGCACCGCCCCGTCGACGTGTTGATGATCGCAGCCAGCTTCGAAGGATCGATGCCCAGCGTTTCGCCGAGCTTCATCGCTTCGGCGACGCCGATCATCGAGATGCCGAGCAAGAGGTTGTTGCAGATCTTCGCGATCTGTCCGGTGCCCGTCTCGCCGCAGCGCACCATGTTCTTGCCCATGCCCGAAAGCACCGGCCGCAGCGTTTCGAAGAGCGCCTCGTCCGCGCCGACCATGAAGGTGAGCGTGCCCGCCTGCGCGCCGACCACGCCGCCCGACACCGGCGCATCCGCGAACGGATTGCCGTGCGCCGCCGCGGCCTCGCCGATGAGCTTCGCGGTGGCCGGATCGATCGTGCTGCTGTCGATGAGCGGCACGCCCGCGCTTACGCCCGCCAGCACGCCGTCATCGTTCAAATAGACGGCTTTGACGTGCGGCGCGGCGGGCAGCATCGTGATCACGACTTCCGCGCCTTCCGATGCGGCGCGCGGCGAATTGGCGAGCGTCGCGCCCGCCGTTTTGGCCGCGTCGAGCGCGGGCGGCGAGAGATCGAAAGCCGTCACCGCGTGCCCCGCCTTCAGCAGATTCGCGGCCATCGGGCCGCCCATGTGCCCCAGTCCGATAAAACCGATTCGCATCGCGTGTCTCCTTGTCGTTATCGGAGCGAAATGGTCGTGTTGACGCCGTCGTTCACGGTGGCGTCGTCGAACCAGCGCGCCGTGACCGTCTTCGTCTGCGTGTAGAACTGCACGACCTGCTTGCCGTACGGCCCGAGATCGCCGAGCTTGGAGCCGCGCGAACCCGTGAAGCTGAACGACGGCACCGGCACCGGAATCGCAATGTTGATGCCCACTTGTCCGATGTCGATCTCGCTCTGAAACTTGCGCGCCGCCGCCCCGCTCTGCGTGAAGAGACCGACGCCGTTGCCCATCGGATTGCGGTTGACGAGCGCGATGGCGTCGTCGAGCGTGGCCGCTTCGAGCACGCACAGCACCGGCCCGAAGATCTCCGTCTTGTAGATGGCCATGTCGGTGGTCACGTCCGAGAAAATGGTCGGGCCGATGAAGTTGCCGTTCTCGTAGCCGGTCACGGTGATATCGCGGCCGTCGAGCGCAAGCGTCGCGCCCTCTTCCACGCCTTTCGCGATCATGCCGAGAATCCGCTCCTTCGCCGCGCGCGACACGACCGGCCCCAAGTCCGCGCCCGGCTCCGTGCCCGCGTTCACCTTCAGAGACCGCGCGCGTTCGACGAGGTCCGGCAGCCAGTCCTTCGACGCGCCCACGAGCACGACCACCGACGTCGCCATGCAACGCTGTCCCGCCGCGCCGAAGCCCGCGCCGGCCAGCGCGTTGAGCGTCTGCTCCTTGTTCGCGTCCGGGAGCACGACTGCGTGGTTCTTCGCGCCCATCATCGACTGGACGCGCTTGCCGTGCTGGCTCGCGAGGTTGTAGACATGCGTGCCGACCGCCGTGGAGCCGACGAACGACACCGCCTTGATATCCGGATGCGTACAGAGCGCATCGACCACCTCTTTGCCGCCATGCACGACGTTGAGCACGCCCGGCGGCACGCCCGCTTCCATCGCCAGTTCGACCAGTTCCATCGTCGAAAGCGGGTCTTGTTCGGACGGCTTCAGCACGAAGGTGTTGCCGCAGACGATCGCCATCGGGAACATCCAGAGCGGGATCATCGCCGGGAAATTGAACGGCGTGATGCCGGCGCAGACGCCGATCGGCTGGCGCAGCGTGTACGTGTCGACGCCGCCCGCGACGTTCTCCGCGAATTCGCCCATTTGCAGCGTGCCGATGCCGCACGCGTGTTCCACCACTTCGAGGCCGCGGAAGATATCGCCTTCCGCGTCCGCGAGCGTCTTTCCCTGCTCGGCGGTCAGCGTCTGCGCGATGCGCTTCATGTTTTGGCGAATCAGGTCCTGAAAGCGAAGCATGAGCCGCATGCGCGTGCCGAGCGGCGTCGTGCGCCACGTCTCGAACGCCTTCTGCGCGGCGGCGACCGCGGCGTTCACCTCGTCCGTCGTCGCGAACGGCACGCGGCCGACTATTTCCTGCGTCGCCGGATTGACGATGTCCCGCCATTCGCCCGTTGTCGATTCGACGAACGCGCCGTCGATCAGCAGTTTGGCGGTGCGCACGGACGCGCCGGGGCGCGCACCCTGCGCCGGATGTTCAGCAACGATATTCACGGATGACTCCTTCGATTGGAACAGTGCGGAGAAAGGAGCGAAGACGCGCGGGCGTGACGCGGACAAAGCGTCGAGGGGAAAGGCATGTCGTCTCCGTTATAGGTCTCGGCCCGCTATTCAGCACTATTCGGCACTATTCGGCAGGCTCGTGCCTTTGAGTATAGTTATGCAAAAGTCCGCCCTGGCACTAGAAAAACACCCGACCGATATGCAAAAAGGCCCGAAGTTCGACGCCGCGAAACTGAACTGGGACGACCTGCGCTATTTCCTCGAAGTGGCGCGCACGCAGCGCGCGAGCGGCGCGGCCAAGCGCCTGGGCGTGGACTACACGACGGTCGCGCGGCGCGTGCGCGCGCTGGAAGACGCGCTCGGCACGCTGCTCTTCGACAAGTCGCGCAGCGGCGGCTTCGTGCTGACCGCGGAGGGCCAGCGACTGCTCGGCTTCGTCGACGCGATGGAAACCACGGTGCAATCCGCCGCCGAGCAGATCGCCAACACGGGACACGCGCTGTCGGGCCACGTGCGGGTCGGGTCAACGGAAGGCTTCGGCTGCTTCTTTCTCGCGCCGCATCTCGCGCGGTTTCAGGACGCGCATCCGAACATCACCATCGACCTGTTGCCGGTGCCGCACTTCGTGAGCCTCTCGAAGCGCGAGGCGGATATCGCGGTGACGCTCGAACGCCCCGAGCAAGGCCAATACGTCTACACCAAGCTCTGCGACTATCGCCTGAAGCTCTACGCGACGCCCGGCTATCTCGACGCCCACGCGCCGATCCGCGCGAAAGACGATCTGCGCGAGCACCGCTTTGCAAGCTATATCGACGACCTCGCGTTCAGTCACGAACTGCTGTATCTGGAGCGCGCGGTGCCGGGCGCGGTGTCGCGCTGGCGCAGCACGAGCGCGATCGCGCAGTATCACGCCGCGTTGCAGGGACGCGCGCTCGCCATTCTGCCGTGCTTCATGGCGTCGCCGGACGCGCGGCTCGTGCCCGTGCTGCCGGAAGAGATCGTCGTGACGCGCGCGTTCTTCCTGTCGTGTCGCGAAGACTTGCGCCGGCTGAGGCGCATCACCGCCGTCTGGGACTACCTGCGCGCGGCCGCCGAGCTGAACCACGCGTTCCTCTTGGGCGACGCGCCCGAGATCGGCTGGGTGGACATCAAGTCCTCCTGAACATACTTTCGAGATAGGTTCAACCTTTTTGACGTTGTTCGCGCGCCCAGGTGGTTTAATGGCCGCTTTCCGCCGATGCGTTCACGCATCGGCAATCGGCATCATCCGCCGGATTCGTATTAATTTGATTCGCCATCCCGACGAACTGTCGGCGCGCCGGGCACCGTGCGGCATAATCGCCGGCCCGCTTCATCGCGTCGTCCGTCGCGGCGTTGCTATCTCCGTGAATCGATTGAGCTTTCTCCTAATTCAACCCCGTCCGGACGCTCGCGCCGGCTCACTGCGCGCCGTTCGCTGATGTCGTTCGTCATCTGGTCAAGACGCTCCGTGTCGAGCCAGCGCGTGCGCTTCGTCGAGGCGCGCACGGCTCGGACCATCGCCGTCATCGGACTGATTGCGCTTCTGATCGCCGCGCTCGCGCTCGGCATTGCCATCGGCACGACGTTCGCACGCAGTCATCTCGGCGAGGAGCAGGCGTTCGTGTCGCGCCGTTCCTTTGAGATCGAGCAGCTCGGGCGCATCGACGCCGACATCGGCGCGCTCGTGCCGCGCGTCGCGGCGCTCGCGGCTCAGGTCGGCGAGTTGCGCGATTTCGATGCCCGGCTGAAGGCCGCGCCCGGCGCGGGGACGGCCGCCGGCGTGCACGACGTGCCGCCGCTGCCCGACAGCGAAGGCGCCGCCAGCGCGCTCGACGGCGCGGGCGGACCCGAACTGCCGCCGCGTCTTTGCAACGCGGAGCGCGCGCACGACGGCACGCCTTCGCAGCGCCTCAAGGATGCGCAAAAGGTCATCGGCTGCCTGAGCGACACGCTCTCGCAGCTGCAAGGCCAGGCCATCGCGCATTACACCGCGTACATGGCGTTTCCCGGCCGCGATCCCGCGCCCGGCTCGCATTTCGGCTCGCCGTACGGCAACCGCATCGACCCGTTCACCGGACACGTGAGCTTTCATCCGGGACTCGATCTCGTCGCGCCGACCGGCACGCCGATTCTCGCGAGCGCGGGCGGGCGCGTCGTTCAGGCGGGCGAGCGCAACGGCTACGGCAACGCGGTGGATATCCGCCACGGAAACGGCACGGTGACGCGCTACGGCCACGCGTCGCGCATTCTCGTGACCGAAGGCCAGTACGTGATGCCGGGCGACGAGATCGCCGAAGTCGGCTCGACGGGCCGCTCGACCGGGCCGCATCTGCACTTCGAAGTGATCGTGGGCGGCGCGCAGCTCAATCCGAAGCCTTATCTCATGCTCTTCAGGCAGAAACCCAATGCGCAAGGCTGATTCGAAGCGGGTCTCGCTGAAGCTGACCCAACATTCCTATGCGCTCACGCCCAAGCGCAGCACCGCGTATATCCCCGGCGTGATCGCGGCCATCTGCGCGATCGGCGCGCTCGTCGCGGCCGGCTACGCGCTCAAGACCTCGCACGAACAGGCGCGCAAGCTCGACGTGCTCTGCGCGCCGCCCGTCTCCGAGCAAAAACTGCGCGAAGAATTGGCTCATGCGCAGTTCGCGCTGGAACAGCAGACGGCGGCGCGCGCCGCGCTCGAACAGCGCGCCATGCAAAGCGCCGCGCAGATCGAGCGGCTGCAGACCGACCTCGCCTTTTTGA is a window encoding:
- the glgA gene encoding glycogen synthase GlgA translates to MTVCVLHVAAEMFPLLKTGGLADVVGALPPAQSQLGADVRVVLPGFPAVIAGLSDIQPVTSLGAAFGAGDVRLERGVLQPHGVVVYVVRADQFYDRPGNPYLDASHKPYADSDRRFALLGWSAARIATGADPAWRPHIVHAHDWHAGLAPAYLRAFERGGSPRVPTVMTVHNLAYQGVFPTSQFGALQLPADFFAVEGVEFYGQTSFLKAGLYYADRITTVSPTYAREIQTQAQGAGLHGLLQTRTHDISGILNGVDYAIWSPAIDDAIATRYTAAKPAGKSKCKTALQERMGLKRDDDALLFGVVSRLTEQKGIDLLLSAVPEIVQRGGQLVVLGTGDPALETGLKNAAAAHPGAVAVELGFDETLSHSIIAGSDVVMVPSRFEPCGLTQLYALAYGSLPLVHCVGGLADTVVDCSLENLADDTATGFVFDRFQRAGMVASIRRAFALKARRTEWKTVVKRAMTQNFGWETAAQRYAEVYRQLLGA
- a CDS encoding dihydrolipoyl dehydrogenase, giving the protein MNTIEVDVAVIGAGTAGMAAFRAARDAGVKAVLIESGELGTTCARVGCMPSKLLLAAANGLHDARSLAARGIEGTHALDADSARVMEYVRGERDHFVRGIVEEIDAFPDGSLLRGQARFEAPGRLRVGESTRVEAKSVVIATGAAASVPDELRVFGDKLITSDDLFELRRLPKRMAVFGTGPLSLELGQALARLSVEVFMFGKGGSVAALSDTPVREALTAALADEFYLDPDGRIEDMSLQDGRPTLRFKSRDGATRTEQFDLVLAATGRAPNLKPLALEHAGIELNEKGVPRFDESTMQCGDSAIFIAGDCDGTRPWLQDAADEGKLAGENAARFPDVQPVKRKIPFSIVFCEPQVVIVGASYESLDKQMTVTGAVSFETQGRSRVMRQNRGLLHVYADAKTGRLRGAQGCGPALEHVGHLLAWAIQLELTLDDALKLPFYHPVVEEGLRTALRDASNKWYAERAAKPPNLASAAGC
- a CDS encoding LysR family transcriptional regulator, which encodes MQKGPKFDAAKLNWDDLRYFLEVARTQRASGAAKRLGVDYTTVARRVRALEDALGTLLFDKSRSGGFVLTAEGQRLLGFVDAMETTVQSAAEQIANTGHALSGHVRVGSTEGFGCFFLAPHLARFQDAHPNITIDLLPVPHFVSLSKREADIAVTLERPEQGQYVYTKLCDYRLKLYATPGYLDAHAPIRAKDDLREHRFASYIDDLAFSHELLYLERAVPGAVSRWRSTSAIAQYHAALQGRALAILPCFMASPDARLVPVLPEEIVVTRAFFLSCREDLRRLRRITAVWDYLRAAAELNHAFLLGDAPEIGWVDIKSS
- a CDS encoding M23 family metallopeptidase; translation: MSFVIWSRRSVSSQRVRFVEARTARTIAVIGLIALLIAALALGIAIGTTFARSHLGEEQAFVSRRSFEIEQLGRIDADIGALVPRVAALAAQVGELRDFDARLKAAPGAGTAAGVHDVPPLPDSEGAASALDGAGGPELPPRLCNAERAHDGTPSQRLKDAQKVIGCLSDTLSQLQGQAIAHYTAYMAFPGRDPAPGSHFGSPYGNRIDPFTGHVSFHPGLDLVAPTGTPILASAGGRVVQAGERNGYGNAVDIRHGNGTVTRYGHASRILVTEGQYVMPGDEIAEVGSTGRSTGPHLHFEVIVGGAQLNPKPYLMLFRQKPNAQG
- a CDS encoding SDR family oxidoreductase, which translates into the protein MQKALAGQIALVTGGSSGIGAGVAKALADAGAHVAINYHSHAEPAEKLADEIAALGGEAFAVGADVSDERAVDAMFDAVVQRYGTVDIVVANSGLQQDAKFVDMTLDQWRKVIDTNLTGQFLTAQRAVREFVRRGPRPVSKALGKIICMSSVHEVIPWAGHVNYASSKGGIQMLMKSLAQEVAPQRIRVNSIAPGAIRTPINQDAWDSKEALDRLLTLVPYGRIGEVDDIGRAAVWLASDDSDYVVGTTLFVDGGMTLYPGFADNG
- a CDS encoding CoA-acylating methylmalonate-semialdehyde dehydrogenase, which encodes MNIVAEHPAQGARPGASVRTAKLLIDGAFVESTTGEWRDIVNPATQEIVGRVPFATTDEVNAAVAAAQKAFETWRTTPLGTRMRLMLRFQDLIRQNMKRIAQTLTAEQGKTLADAEGDIFRGLEVVEHACGIGTLQMGEFAENVAGGVDTYTLRQPIGVCAGITPFNFPAMIPLWMFPMAIVCGNTFVLKPSEQDPLSTMELVELAMEAGVPPGVLNVVHGGKEVVDALCTHPDIKAVSFVGSTAVGTHVYNLASQHGKRVQSMMGAKNHAVVLPDANKEQTLNALAGAGFGAAGQRCMATSVVVLVGASKDWLPDLVERARSLKVNAGTEPGADLGPVVSRAAKERILGMIAKGVEEGATLALDGRDITVTGYENGNFIGPTIFSDVTTDMAIYKTEIFGPVLCVLEAATLDDAIALVNRNPMGNGVGLFTQSGAAARKFQSEIDIGQVGINIAIPVPVPSFSFTGSRGSKLGDLGPYGKQVVQFYTQTKTVTARWFDDATVNDGVNTTISLR
- the mmsB gene encoding 3-hydroxyisobutyrate dehydrogenase, producing the protein MRIGFIGLGHMGGPMAANLLKAGHAVTAFDLSPPALDAAKTAGATLANSPRAASEGAEVVITMLPAAPHVKAVYLNDDGVLAGVSAGVPLIDSSTIDPATAKLIGEAAAAHGNPFADAPVSGGVVGAQAGTLTFMVGADEALFETLRPVLSGMGKNMVRCGETGTGQIAKICNNLLLGISMIGVAEAMKLGETLGIDPSKLAAIINTSTGRCWSSDTCNPYPGIVETAPASRGYSGGFGADLMLKDLGLAVDAARGAKQPVFMGAIAQQLYQSMSQQGLGGLDFSGIIKLYGKHL